From the Lolium rigidum isolate FL_2022 chromosome 2, APGP_CSIRO_Lrig_0.1, whole genome shotgun sequence genome, one window contains:
- the LOC124686157 gene encoding linolenate hydroperoxide lyase, chloroplastic-like, with amino-acid sequence MLPSFSPAATAAATPPRPIPGGYGIPVLGPLRDRLDYFWFQGPEEFFRRRAAQHRSTVFRANIPPTFPFFLGVDPRVVAIVDTAAFTALFDNTLVDKRDCLIGPYNPSDSFTGGTRVGVYLDTEEPEHARTKAYSMELLRRSSRVWAPEFLAGVDTMLTAVESDLAAGKEGGASYLVPLQQCIFRFLCKAVTGADPAAESLVDRFGFYILDVWLGLQLVPTQKVGAIPQPLEELLLHSFPFPSIIVKPGYDILYRFIEKHGAEAVAVGVDSHGLTVKDAVNNILFVLGFNAFGGFSVFLPFLVLEIGKADAGALRTRLRDEVRAALEETGGEVGFAAVAKGRMPLVRSTVYEVLRTRPPVPLQFGRARQDFVLRSHGGEGFAVARGEMLCGYQPLAMRDPAVFDRPEEFVADRFVGEEGEKLLSYVYWSNGPETEDPALGNKQCAAKDAVIATACMLVAELFRRYDDFQCEGTSFTKLHKRQPS; translated from the coding sequence ATGCTGCCGTCCTTCTCCCCGGCGGCCACCGCGGCGGCGACGCCCCCTCGCCCCATCCCGGGCGGCTACGGTATCCCCGTGCTCGGCCCGCTCCGCGACCGCCTGGACTACTTCTGGTTCCAGGGGCCCGAGGAGTtcttccgccgccgcgccgcccagcACCGGAGCACGGTGTTCCGGGCCAACATCCCGCCCACGTTCCCCTTCTTCCTCGGCGTCGACCCGCGCGTGGTCGCCATCGTCGACACCGCCGCCTTCACGGCGCTCTTCGACAACACCCTCGTCGACAAGCGCGACTGCCTCATCGGGCCCTACAACCCATCCGACTCCTTCACCGGCGGCACCCGCGTGGGCGTGTACCTGGACACGGAGGAGCCCGAGCACGCCCGCACCAAGGCATACTCCATGGAACTcctccgccgcagctcccgcGTCTGGGCCCCCGAGTTCCTCGCCGGCGTCGACACCATGCTCACCGCCGTCGAGTCGGACCTCGCCGCCGGCAAGGAAGGCGGCGCCAGCTACCTGGTCCCGCTGCAGCAGTGCATCTTCCGGTTCCTGTGCAAGGCGGTGACCGGCGCGGACCCGGCGGCGGAGAGCCTCGTCGACCGCTTCGGGTTCTACATCCTGGACGTGTGGCTGGGCCTCCAGCTGGTGCCGACGCAGAAGGTCGGCGCCATCCCGCAGCCGCTGGAGGAGCTCCTCCTGCACTCCTTCCCGTTCCCCTCCATCATCGTCAAGCCAGGCTACGACATACTCTACCGCTTCATCGAGAAGCACGGCGCGGAGGCCGTCGCCGTCGGGGTGGACAGTCACGGGCTCACCGTCAAGGACGCCGTCAACAACATCCTCTTCGTGCTCGGCTTCAACGCCTTCGGCGGCTTCTccgtcttcctccccttcctcgtGCTCGAGATCGGCAAGGCCGACGCGGGCGCGCTCCGGACCCGGCTCCGGGACGAGGTCCGCGCCGCGCTGGAGGAGACCGGCGGAGAGGTCGGGTTCGCGGCGGTGGCCAAGGGGAGGATGCCGCTGGTGCGGTCGACGGTGTACGAGGTGCTCCGGACGCGGCCGCCCGTGCCGCTGCAGTTCGGGCGCGCGCGGCAGGACTTCGTGCTGCGCTCCCACGGCGGCGAAGGGTTCGCGGTGGCGCGGGGCGAGATGCTGTGCGGGTACCAGCCGCTGGCGATGCGCGACCCGGCGGTGTTCGACCGGCCGGAGGAGTTCGTGGCGGACAGGTTCGTCGGGGAGGAAGGGGAGAAGCTGCTGAGCTACGTGTACTGGTCCAATGGCCCCGAGACGGAGGACCCCGCGCTGGGCAACAAGCAGTGCGCCGCCAAGGACGCCGTCATTGCCACCGCCTGCATGCTCGTCGCCGAGCTCTTCCGCCGCTACGACGACTTCCAGTGCGAAGGCACATCCTTCACCAAGCTCCATAAGCGGCAGCCCAGCTGA